A window from Betta splendens chromosome 1, fBetSpl5.4, whole genome shotgun sequence encodes these proteins:
- the kif16ba gene encoding kinesin-like protein KIF16B isoform X2: protein MASVRVAVRVRPMNRREKDLTAKCIVKMEGNDTCISNLRLPEGVSGETTRERTKTFTYDFSYDSSDSKGSTFVSQEKVFKDLGSDVLKAAFEGYNACVFAYGQTGSGKSYTMMGAPGDAGLIPRICEGLFSRISEATRWDEASFRTEVSYLEIYNERVRDLLRRKSTQTYNLRVREHPKEGPYVEDLSKHLVQNYSDIEELMEAGNINRTTASTGMNDVSSRSHAIFTVNFTQAKFDAEMPSETVSKIHLVDLAGSERADATGATGVRLKEGGNINKSLVTLGNVISSLADMTQDGVNTNMKKKSVFVPYRDSVLTWLLKDSLGGNSKTIMIATISPADVNYGETLSTLRYANRAKNIINKPTINEDANVRLIRELRAEIARLKALLVQGNQIALLDSPTALSMEEKLHQNEARVLELTKEWTNKWNETQNILKEETLALRKEGIGVVLDSELPHLIGIDDDLLSTGIILYHLKEGQTFVGREDASTEQDIILHGLDLESEHCMFENQNGTVTLVPLGVAQCSVNGLQVCEPLQLNQGAVILLGRTNMFRFNHPKEAAKLREKRKSGLLSTFSLSMSDLSKSCDNLSAVMLYNPGLEFERQQREELEKLEMKRRLIKEMEAKQQSEKAELERLQQEVESQRKESEEVQQRILCQEESLRRRSHDIESRLRDFLAEKERFDEERRSEVQGLDQQRWQQGREAEDKEEEQQRRQEASEQTEIYRELKRLKREREEQQVRLETERRRLEEQEREQLSVVGRLEEQLREKHEAAATLLAREELHRLEEERRALAEIREALLRAKEAGERLSTEEACEEARASQARYKAFKTTQVKELGQLEEELRLQKEGLEKEVAAERSQLLLLAHSLREQDAAAVCQEEQLLRQAEHRLQFKERQLAKMADSLLPALAEEKQRAAEMLERSGGGSNGNCDAPPGLDNTLYQVERELEDKEEKLNLHWLHAQQLQQLQETYEFTANVARQEEKVRRKEKEILEAKDKQQREAMEQAVARLERRHSALRRSFSQELCTEEQTHRSSTQSNRKNQRMGADLDQHRSGQHTQTDVGHETGECGSLFSFRVEREIKKLRQRISEGEENWSHSVGTEDKTSSPVSHIQSLNTPLPLSDDRINAYIEEEVQRRMRNLNLLNGGGGSSTDLTLTRESLREDEDISNCSSVRSTDEDEETLKTKNPSRLKYELVATSSDGLQSVKVCIPRYVLRGQGKDEHFEFEVKITVMDETWTVFRRYSRFREMHKNLKLKYPELAALDFPPKKLFGNRDERMVAERRNQLERYLRSLFQVMLSSSSSPLRTHADGGLHLSKGAICEFSSFFKKGVFEHSSHGTG, encoded by the exons ATGGCTTCGGTTCGGGTGGCGGTCCGTGTCCGGCCCATGAACAGGCG GGAGAAGGATTTAACTGCAAAATGCATCGTGAAGATGGAAGGAAACGACACCTGCATCAGCAACCTGCGG CTGCCAGAGGGCGTTTCCGGGGAGACGACGAGGGAGCGAACCAAGACCTTTACCTACGACTTCTCCTACGACTCGTCGGACAGCAAAGGCTCCACATTTGTGTCGCAGGAAAAG GTCTTTAAAGATTTGGGCTCCGACGTCCTGAAAGCTGCGTTTGAGGGCTACAACGCCTGCGTCTTTGCTTATGGTCAGACCGGCTCGGGGAAGTCCTACACCATGATGGGCGCCCCG GGCGACGCAGGTCTGATCCCGAGGATCTGTGAAGGCTTGTTCAGTCGTATCTCTGAGGCCACTCGATGGGATGAAGCGTCATTTCGTACTGAAGTCAG CTACCTGGAGATCTACAACGAGAGGGTGAGAGACTTGCTGAGGAGGAAATCCACGCAGACCTACAACCTGAGAGTCCGAGAGCACCCAAAGGAAGGGCCGTATGTGGAAG ATCTGTCCAAACACCTGGTGCAGAACTACAGTGACATcgaggagctgatggaggccGGCAACATCAACCGCACCACCGCCAGCACCGGCATGAACGACGTCAGCAGCCGCTCACACGCCATCTTCACCGTCAACTTCACGCAG GCCAAGTTCGATGCAGAGATGCCCAGCGAGACGGTCAGTAAGATCCACCTAGTGGATCTGGCCGGCAGCGAGCGGGCCGACGCCACCGGCGCCACCGGAGTCCgactgaaggaaggaggaaacatcAACAAGTCGCTGGTGACTCTGGGCAACGTCATCTCTTCTTTAG CCGACATGACGCAGGACGGCGTCAACACCAACATGAAGAagaagtctgtgtttgtgccctACAGAGACTCTGTGCTCACCTGGCTGCTGAAGGACAGTCTGGGGGGAAACTCCAAGACCATCATGATCGCCA CCATTTCCCCCGCTGATGTGAACTACGGTGAGACCCTGAGCACGCTGCGATACGCAAACCGGGCCAAGAACATCATCAACAAGCCCACCATCAACGAGGACGCCAACGTCAGGCTGATCCGGGAACTGCGGGCTGAAATCGCCAGACTCAAAGCTCTGCTGGTTCAGGGCAACCag ATTGCTCTCCTGGACTCGCCCACTGCTCTGAgcatggaggagaagctgcaccAGAACGAAGCCAGA GTCCTTGAACTGACTAAGGAATGGACCAACAAATGGAACGAGACGCAGAACATCCTGAAG gaggagactcTGGCTCTGAGAAAAGAGGGCATCGGTGTGGTGCTGGACTCAGAGCTGCCTCATCTGATCGGCATCGACGATGACCTCCTCAGCACCGGCATCATTCTCTATCACCTGAAG GAGGGACAGACGTTTGTGGGAAGAGAAGATGCCTCCACTGAGCAAGACATTA TCCTGCACGGTCTGGACCTGGAGAGTGAGCACTGTATGTTTGAGAACCAGAACGGTACCGTGACTCTGGTGCCGCTCGGTGTGGCTCAGTGTTCTGTTAACGGGCTTCAGGTGTGTGAGCCGCTGCAGCTCAACCAAG GTGCCGTTATTCTGCTCGGTAGAACAAACATGTTCCGCTTCAACCATCCCAAGGAAGCTGCCAAGCTGAGGGAGAAGCGTAAG AGCGGCCTCCTGTCCACGTTCAGCCTGTCCATGAGCGACCTGTCCAAGTCCTGTGACAACCTGTCTGCTGTGATGCTCTATAACCCCGG GTTGGAGTTTGAGAGGCAGCAGCGAGAAGAGCTGGAAAAGTTGGAGATGAAACG GAGGCTCATCAAGGAGATGGAGGCcaagcagcagagtgagaaggcagagctggagcgTCTCCAACAGGAGGTGGAGAGTCAGCGCAAAGAGTCcgaggaggtgcagcagcggATCCTGTGTCAGGAGGAGAGCCTCCGCCGCCGCAGCCACGACATCGAGAGCCGCCTGCGAGACTTCCTGGCAGAGAAGGAGCGCTTTGATGAGGAGAGACGCTCAGAGGTCCAGGGGCTGGACCAACAAAGATGGCAGCAGGGGCGCGAAGCAgaagacaaggaggaggagcagcagcggcgacAGGAGGCCTCAGAGCAGACCGAGATCTACCGTGAGCTGAAGAGACtgaagagggagcgggaggagcagcaggttcgTCTAGAGActgagcggcggcggctggaggagcaggagcgggAGCAGCTGAGTGTTGTggggaggctggaggagcagctcagggAGAAACATGAGGCAGCCGCCACCCTGCTGGCCCGGGAGGAGCTTCACCgcctggaggaggagcgcaGAGCGCTGGCTGAGATCAGAGAAGCCCTCCTCCGAGCCAAAGAGGCTGGGGAGCGgctgagcacagaggaggcCTGCGAGGAGGCGAGGGCGTCGCAGGCGAGATACAAGGCCTTCAAGACGACTCAGGTGAAGGAGCTGggccagctggaggaggagctccgACTGCAGAAGGAGGgcctggagaaggaggtggcCGCCGAGCGTAGTCAACTGCTGCTCCTTGCCCACAGCCTCAGGGAACAGGACGCAGCCGCTGTCTgccaggaggagcagctgctccgACAGGCGGAGCACAGGCTGCAGTTTAAGGAGCGGCAGCTGGCCAAGATGGCCGACAGCCTCCTCCCTGCGCTGGCCGAGGAAAAGCAGAGGGCTGCCGAGATGCTGGAGCGCAGCGGAGGAGGCTCCAACGGGAACTGCGACGCTCCTCCAGGACTGGACAACACCCTGTACCAGgtggagagggagctggaggacaaagaggagaagCTAAACCTCCACTGGCTCCAtgctcagcagctccagcagctccaggagacCTACGAGTTCACCGCCAACGTGGCTcggcaggaggagaaggtgaggaggaaggagaaggagatcCTGGAGGCCAAGGAcaagcagcagagggaggccaTGGAGCAAGCGGTAGCCCGGCTGGAGAGAAGGCACTCGGCCCTGAGACGCAGCTTCTCCCAGGAGCTCTGCACCGAGGAGCAGACGCACAGGAGCTCGACCCAAAGCAACCGGAAGAACCAGAGGATGGGGGCGGATCTGGACCAGCAcaggtcagggcaacacacacagacagatgtgggACACGAGACAGGTGAGTGTGGCTCACTGTTCTCGTTCAGGGTGGAGCGAGAGATCAAAAAGCTCAGACAGAGAAtcagtgaaggagaagaaaactGGAGTCACTCGGTCGGTACCGAGGACAAGACGAGTTCTCCCGTCAGTCACATCCAGAGTCTGAACACGCCGCTGCCACTGTCGGACGACCG GATCAACGCGTACATTGAGGAGGAAGTCCAGCGACGAATGCGGAATCTGAACCTGCTGAACGGTGGCGGCGGTAGCAGCACAGACCTGACTCTGACCAGGGAGTCACTGAGG gaggacgaggacatcAGCAACTGTAGCTCTGTTCGATCTACAGACGAG gatGAGGAAACGCTGAAAACCAAAAATCCAAGCAGGTTGAAATATGAG CTCGTGGCGACGAGCAGCGATGGCCTCCAGTCTGTCAAAGTCTGCATTCCTCGCTACGTCCTTCGCGGGCAGGGAAAGGACGAGCACTTTGAGTTTGAAGTGAAG ATCACTGTAATGGACGAGACCTGGACCGTGTTCAGGCGTTACAGCCGCTTCAGGGAGATGCACAAGAACCTCAAGCTAAAATACCCCGAG CTTGCAGCTCTCGACTTTCCTCCTAAGAAGCTGTTTGGAAACCGTGATGAGCGGATGGTGGCCGAGCGCCGGAACCAGCTGGAG CGGTACCTGAGGAGCCTGTTCCAGGTGATGTTGTCTTCGTCCAGCTCTCCTCTCCGAACCCATGCTGACGGCGGCCTCCATCTGTCCAAAGGCGCCATCTGCgagttctcctccttcttcaaGAAGGGCGTGTTCGAGCACAGCAGCCACGGCACCGGCTGA
- the kif16ba gene encoding kinesin-like protein KIF16B isoform X5, translated as MASVRVAVRVRPMNRREKDLTAKCIVKMEGNDTCISNLRLPEGVSGETTRERTKTFTYDFSYDSSDSKGSTFVSQEKVFKDLGSDVLKAAFEGYNACVFAYGQTGSGKSYTMMGAPGDAGLIPRICEGLFSRISEATRWDEASFRTEVSYLEIYNERVRDLLRRKSTQTYNLRVREHPKEGPYVEDLSKHLVQNYSDIEELMEAGNINRTTASTGMNDVSSRSHAIFTVNFTQAKFDAEMPSETVSKIHLVDLAGSERADATGATGVRLKEGGNINKSLVTLGNVISSLADMTQDGVNTNMKKKSVFVPYRDSVLTWLLKDSLGGNSKTIMIATISPADVNYGETLSTLRYANRAKNIINKPTINEDANVRLIRELRAEIARLKALLVQGNQIALLDSPTALSMEEKLHQNEARVLELTKEWTNKWNETQNILKEETLALRKEGIGVVLDSELPHLIGIDDDLLSTGIILYHLKEGQTFVGREDASTEQDIILHGLDLESEHCMFENQNGTVTLVPLGVAQCSVNGLQVCEPLQLNQGAVILLGRTNMFRFNHPKEAAKLREKRKSGLLSTFSLSMSDLSKSCDNLSAVMLYNPGLFTEKGPVFLRLEFERQQREELEKLEMKRRLIKEMEAKQQSEKAELERLQQEVESQRKESEEVQQRILCQEESLRRRSHDIESRLRDFLAEKERFDEERRSEVQGLDQQRWQQGREAEDKEEEQQRRQEASEQTEIYRELKRLKREREEQQVRLETERRRLEEQEREQLSVVGRLEEQLREKHEAAATLLAREELHRLEEERRALAEIREALLRAKEAGERLSTEEACEEARASQARYKAFKTTQVKELGQLEEELRLQKEGLEKEVAAERSQLLLLAHSLREQDAAAVCQEEQLLRQAEHRLQFKERQLAKMADSLLPALAEEKQRAAEMLERSGGGSNGNCDAPPGLDNTLYQVERELEDKEEKLNLHWLHAQQLQQLQETYEFTANVARQEEKVRRKEKEILEAKDKQQREAMEQAVARLERRHSALRRSFSQELCTEEQTHRSSTQSNRKNQRMGADLDQHRSGQHTQTDVGHETGECGSLFSFRVEREIKKLRQRISEGEENWSHSVGTEDKTSSPVSHIQSLNTPLPLSDDRINAYIEEEVQRRMRNLNLLNGGGGSSTDLTLTRESLREDEDISNCSSVRSTDEDEETLKTKNPSRLKYEVSNHQT; from the exons ATGGCTTCGGTTCGGGTGGCGGTCCGTGTCCGGCCCATGAACAGGCG GGAGAAGGATTTAACTGCAAAATGCATCGTGAAGATGGAAGGAAACGACACCTGCATCAGCAACCTGCGG CTGCCAGAGGGCGTTTCCGGGGAGACGACGAGGGAGCGAACCAAGACCTTTACCTACGACTTCTCCTACGACTCGTCGGACAGCAAAGGCTCCACATTTGTGTCGCAGGAAAAG GTCTTTAAAGATTTGGGCTCCGACGTCCTGAAAGCTGCGTTTGAGGGCTACAACGCCTGCGTCTTTGCTTATGGTCAGACCGGCTCGGGGAAGTCCTACACCATGATGGGCGCCCCG GGCGACGCAGGTCTGATCCCGAGGATCTGTGAAGGCTTGTTCAGTCGTATCTCTGAGGCCACTCGATGGGATGAAGCGTCATTTCGTACTGAAGTCAG CTACCTGGAGATCTACAACGAGAGGGTGAGAGACTTGCTGAGGAGGAAATCCACGCAGACCTACAACCTGAGAGTCCGAGAGCACCCAAAGGAAGGGCCGTATGTGGAAG ATCTGTCCAAACACCTGGTGCAGAACTACAGTGACATcgaggagctgatggaggccGGCAACATCAACCGCACCACCGCCAGCACCGGCATGAACGACGTCAGCAGCCGCTCACACGCCATCTTCACCGTCAACTTCACGCAG GCCAAGTTCGATGCAGAGATGCCCAGCGAGACGGTCAGTAAGATCCACCTAGTGGATCTGGCCGGCAGCGAGCGGGCCGACGCCACCGGCGCCACCGGAGTCCgactgaaggaaggaggaaacatcAACAAGTCGCTGGTGACTCTGGGCAACGTCATCTCTTCTTTAG CCGACATGACGCAGGACGGCGTCAACACCAACATGAAGAagaagtctgtgtttgtgccctACAGAGACTCTGTGCTCACCTGGCTGCTGAAGGACAGTCTGGGGGGAAACTCCAAGACCATCATGATCGCCA CCATTTCCCCCGCTGATGTGAACTACGGTGAGACCCTGAGCACGCTGCGATACGCAAACCGGGCCAAGAACATCATCAACAAGCCCACCATCAACGAGGACGCCAACGTCAGGCTGATCCGGGAACTGCGGGCTGAAATCGCCAGACTCAAAGCTCTGCTGGTTCAGGGCAACCag ATTGCTCTCCTGGACTCGCCCACTGCTCTGAgcatggaggagaagctgcaccAGAACGAAGCCAGA GTCCTTGAACTGACTAAGGAATGGACCAACAAATGGAACGAGACGCAGAACATCCTGAAG gaggagactcTGGCTCTGAGAAAAGAGGGCATCGGTGTGGTGCTGGACTCAGAGCTGCCTCATCTGATCGGCATCGACGATGACCTCCTCAGCACCGGCATCATTCTCTATCACCTGAAG GAGGGACAGACGTTTGTGGGAAGAGAAGATGCCTCCACTGAGCAAGACATTA TCCTGCACGGTCTGGACCTGGAGAGTGAGCACTGTATGTTTGAGAACCAGAACGGTACCGTGACTCTGGTGCCGCTCGGTGTGGCTCAGTGTTCTGTTAACGGGCTTCAGGTGTGTGAGCCGCTGCAGCTCAACCAAG GTGCCGTTATTCTGCTCGGTAGAACAAACATGTTCCGCTTCAACCATCCCAAGGAAGCTGCCAAGCTGAGGGAGAAGCGTAAG AGCGGCCTCCTGTCCACGTTCAGCCTGTCCATGAGCGACCTGTCCAAGTCCTGTGACAACCTGTCTGCTGTGATGCTCTATAACCCCGG TCTCTTCACTGAGAAGGGCCCCGTCTTCCTCAG GTTGGAGTTTGAGAGGCAGCAGCGAGAAGAGCTGGAAAAGTTGGAGATGAAACG GAGGCTCATCAAGGAGATGGAGGCcaagcagcagagtgagaaggcagagctggagcgTCTCCAACAGGAGGTGGAGAGTCAGCGCAAAGAGTCcgaggaggtgcagcagcggATCCTGTGTCAGGAGGAGAGCCTCCGCCGCCGCAGCCACGACATCGAGAGCCGCCTGCGAGACTTCCTGGCAGAGAAGGAGCGCTTTGATGAGGAGAGACGCTCAGAGGTCCAGGGGCTGGACCAACAAAGATGGCAGCAGGGGCGCGAAGCAgaagacaaggaggaggagcagcagcggcgacAGGAGGCCTCAGAGCAGACCGAGATCTACCGTGAGCTGAAGAGACtgaagagggagcgggaggagcagcaggttcgTCTAGAGActgagcggcggcggctggaggagcaggagcgggAGCAGCTGAGTGTTGTggggaggctggaggagcagctcagggAGAAACATGAGGCAGCCGCCACCCTGCTGGCCCGGGAGGAGCTTCACCgcctggaggaggagcgcaGAGCGCTGGCTGAGATCAGAGAAGCCCTCCTCCGAGCCAAAGAGGCTGGGGAGCGgctgagcacagaggaggcCTGCGAGGAGGCGAGGGCGTCGCAGGCGAGATACAAGGCCTTCAAGACGACTCAGGTGAAGGAGCTGggccagctggaggaggagctccgACTGCAGAAGGAGGgcctggagaaggaggtggcCGCCGAGCGTAGTCAACTGCTGCTCCTTGCCCACAGCCTCAGGGAACAGGACGCAGCCGCTGTCTgccaggaggagcagctgctccgACAGGCGGAGCACAGGCTGCAGTTTAAGGAGCGGCAGCTGGCCAAGATGGCCGACAGCCTCCTCCCTGCGCTGGCCGAGGAAAAGCAGAGGGCTGCCGAGATGCTGGAGCGCAGCGGAGGAGGCTCCAACGGGAACTGCGACGCTCCTCCAGGACTGGACAACACCCTGTACCAGgtggagagggagctggaggacaaagaggagaagCTAAACCTCCACTGGCTCCAtgctcagcagctccagcagctccaggagacCTACGAGTTCACCGCCAACGTGGCTcggcaggaggagaaggtgaggaggaaggagaaggagatcCTGGAGGCCAAGGAcaagcagcagagggaggccaTGGAGCAAGCGGTAGCCCGGCTGGAGAGAAGGCACTCGGCCCTGAGACGCAGCTTCTCCCAGGAGCTCTGCACCGAGGAGCAGACGCACAGGAGCTCGACCCAAAGCAACCGGAAGAACCAGAGGATGGGGGCGGATCTGGACCAGCAcaggtcagggcaacacacacagacagatgtgggACACGAGACAGGTGAGTGTGGCTCACTGTTCTCGTTCAGGGTGGAGCGAGAGATCAAAAAGCTCAGACAGAGAAtcagtgaaggagaagaaaactGGAGTCACTCGGTCGGTACCGAGGACAAGACGAGTTCTCCCGTCAGTCACATCCAGAGTCTGAACACGCCGCTGCCACTGTCGGACGACCG GATCAACGCGTACATTGAGGAGGAAGTCCAGCGACGAATGCGGAATCTGAACCTGCTGAACGGTGGCGGCGGTAGCAGCACAGACCTGACTCTGACCAGGGAGTCACTGAGG gaggacgaggacatcAGCAACTGTAGCTCTGTTCGATCTACAGACGAG gatGAGGAAACGCTGAAAACCAAAAATCCAAGCAGGTTGAAATATGAG GTCTCAAATCATCAGACCTGA